A part of Desulfobacter sp. genomic DNA contains:
- a CDS encoding omptin family outer membrane protease has product MNVLNGKGAARFHCFLCLAFILFTCRGSIWAGSLPRAMTLVLNPGTPVSRTVSFFPAGETVRKQTMDLSGAMSGLIASVNRTKKPSAGKEPLPAHDKRGGETIPVKPHLPKDAHEYSNRFSLNAGYRNDKLFWTIADSDNEPNILSELIWDNLHSSVVSGQFRWSNSRHLYIRGGIEIGAIAGGENQDSDYGKSNRVEEFSRSHADTGGSMFDASLGVGFRFDIPWRLSPAPLRIIPLAGYSFHNQELENTNGVQVVSAHGNTMPLGPFPGLQSEYDAQWKGPWIGFDIEVPMGDHHGITAGFEYHRIRYEAEADWNLRTSFAHPVSFRHRADGEGCFFSLGYWYKLSDRWKLNLSGNYRALDTDPGTDTTYFSDGSQGSTGLNEVQWKSWGVSLGFSYEF; this is encoded by the coding sequence ATGAACGTACTGAACGGGAAAGGGGCCGCCCGCTTCCATTGCTTTTTATGTTTGGCTTTTATCCTGTTTACCTGCAGGGGAAGCATCTGGGCCGGCAGCCTGCCCCGGGCCATGACCCTGGTTTTGAATCCGGGCACGCCCGTCAGCCGTACCGTGTCCTTTTTTCCTGCCGGGGAAACGGTTAGAAAACAAACAATGGATCTCTCTGGGGCCATGTCTGGCCTAATTGCATCGGTTAACCGGACAAAGAAGCCTTCCGCCGGGAAGGAGCCTTTGCCGGCCCATGATAAGAGAGGGGGTGAAACCATTCCGGTTAAACCGCATCTGCCCAAGGATGCCCACGAATATTCCAATCGGTTTTCCCTGAATGCCGGATACCGAAATGATAAACTGTTCTGGACCATTGCCGATTCTGATAACGAGCCCAACATCTTGTCGGAACTCATCTGGGATAACCTTCACAGTTCGGTTGTTTCGGGGCAGTTTCGATGGAGCAATTCCAGGCACCTTTATATCCGGGGGGGAATTGAGATCGGTGCCATTGCAGGAGGGGAAAATCAGGATTCCGATTATGGAAAAAGCAACAGGGTAGAAGAATTTTCCAGATCCCATGCCGATACCGGCGGTTCTATGTTTGACGCCAGCCTGGGAGTCGGGTTCCGGTTTGACATCCCCTGGCGGTTGAGTCCTGCCCCTTTGCGGATCATTCCCCTTGCCGGCTACTCCTTTCATAATCAGGAACTTGAGAATACCAACGGGGTGCAGGTCGTTTCCGCCCATGGAAATACCATGCCCCTGGGACCGTTTCCAGGGCTTCAAAGTGAGTACGACGCACAATGGAAAGGGCCCTGGATCGGTTTTGATATAGAGGTGCCCATGGGGGATCATCATGGGATTACTGCCGGTTTTGAATACCACAGGATCCGTTACGAAGCAGAAGCCGACTGGAACCTCAGGACCAGTTTTGCCCATCCGGTCAGCTTCCGCCACAGGGCAGACGGAGAAGGCTGTTTTTTCTCCCTGGGGTATTGGTACAAGCTTTCTGACAGATGGAAGCTGAATTTAAGCGGGAATTACCGTGCCCTGGACACCGATCCGGGGACAGATACAACATATTTTTCAGACGGTAGTCAGGGAAGTACTGGGTTAAACGAAGTCCAATGGAAATCCTGGGGGGTTAGCCTTGGGTTTTCCTATGAATTTTAA
- a CDS encoding AAA family ATPase — protein sequence MDLVPQKADFSPVMERLSQVVLGKEEQIKLAVACLLARGHLLIEDVPGLGKTVLAHTLGKTLGLDYQRVQFTSDLLPGDIIGASIYDRNRGAFHFSRGPVFTQLLLADEINRATPKCQSALLEAMEERQVSVEGRPKELPRPFFVIATQNPTEQTGTFPLPESQLDRFLLRISMGYPNKAAELDLLAGEDRRRIIEDLDPVLSPEQLIVLQTRVECVNASRAVLEYLHRILEFTRNSESFQTGLSTRAGLGILQAAKAWAVVHGRDLLLPGDIQAVLPSAAAHRLVPLAGTMDADRIGEEIISKVDVE from the coding sequence ATGGATTTGGTACCGCAGAAAGCGGATTTTTCACCGGTGATGGAGCGCCTCAGCCAGGTGGTGCTGGGCAAGGAAGAACAGATCAAGCTGGCAGTGGCCTGCCTGCTGGCCCGGGGGCATCTGCTCATCGAGGATGTGCCGGGCCTGGGCAAGACCGTACTGGCCCACACCCTGGGCAAGACTTTAGGGCTGGATTACCAGCGGGTGCAGTTTACCTCGGACCTGCTCCCCGGGGATATCATCGGGGCGTCCATTTACGACCGGAACCGGGGGGCGTTCCATTTCAGCCGGGGGCCGGTATTCACCCAGCTGCTTCTGGCCGACGAGATCAACCGGGCCACGCCAAAATGCCAGAGCGCCCTGCTGGAGGCCATGGAAGAGCGCCAGGTATCTGTGGAGGGGCGGCCCAAGGAACTGCCCAGGCCCTTTTTCGTCATTGCCACCCAGAATCCCACCGAACAGACGGGGACCTTCCCTCTGCCCGAGTCCCAACTGGACCGGTTCCTGCTGAGGATTTCCATGGGATATCCCAATAAGGCGGCGGAACTTGATCTGCTGGCCGGGGAGGACCGGCGCCGGATCATTGAGGACCTGGACCCGGTGCTTTCTCCTGAACAGCTGATTGTTCTCCAGACACGGGTGGAATGCGTCAATGCCTCCAGGGCTGTTCTTGAATACCTCCACCGCATCCTTGAATTTACCCGGAACAGCGAAAGTTTCCAGACCGGGCTGTCCACCCGGGCAGGGTTAGGCATACTGCAGGCGGCCAAGGCATGGGCCGTTGTCCACGGCCGGGACCTGTTGCTCCCCGGGGATATCCAGGCGGTGCTGCCTTCGGCGGCGGCCCACCGGCTGGTGCCCCTGGCAGGGACAATGGATGCGGACCGCATCGGAGAAGAGATCATTTCCAAGGTGGATGTGGAATAA
- a CDS encoding DUF58 domain-containing protein → MAGAVKKFLDRPLSFRRRPRVPGQIRLGVSSPGLGFFGLILCGFLMSVNFSNNLIFAMTFLLVAIALVGGYATRVNLAGLTLSDWRTEPVFAGGEALYTLSLGETCGRNRFALAPRTGRAIQGEEIHLEKGARVRLVLKRQAPRRGPLGPAPADISSGFPLGVFRARLISGDLPGTLVYPAPAGNQPLPEQPSGTQAHMSAESGTFKDMRRYAPGDPLTRVDWKAFARFDQLYTKVFDGARGDTALWFRWEDVHVQDTEARISQLCRWILDTHKKNLEYGLEIPGTRIEPARDEEHLGTCLAALALYGIRKGSGEGKGKSGGKKQWKRFGKGGAS, encoded by the coding sequence ATGGCCGGGGCGGTGAAAAAGTTTTTGGACCGGCCCTTGTCTTTCCGACGGCGGCCCCGGGTTCCGGGACAGATCCGCCTGGGGGTGAGTTCCCCGGGCCTGGGTTTTTTCGGCCTGATTCTCTGCGGGTTTCTCATGTCCGTGAATTTTTCAAACAATCTGATCTTTGCCATGACCTTTCTGCTGGTCGCCATTGCACTGGTGGGCGGGTATGCCACAAGGGTCAATCTGGCAGGGCTTACTCTGTCGGACTGGCGCACCGAGCCGGTCTTTGCCGGAGGAGAGGCCCTCTACACCCTTTCACTTGGGGAAACCTGCGGCCGGAACCGGTTTGCCCTGGCCCCTAGAACCGGCAGGGCCATACAGGGGGAGGAGATTCACCTTGAAAAAGGGGCCCGGGTCCGACTGGTCCTGAAACGGCAGGCTCCCAGGCGGGGGCCCCTGGGGCCGGCTCCTGCAGATATTTCCAGCGGGTTTCCCCTGGGCGTGTTCAGGGCCCGGCTCATATCCGGGGACCTGCCCGGAACCCTGGTTTATCCGGCCCCCGCCGGAAACCAGCCCCTGCCCGAGCAGCCCTCCGGGACCCAGGCCCATATGTCGGCAGAATCCGGCACCTTCAAGGATATGCGGCGGTATGCGCCGGGTGACCCTTTAACCCGGGTGGACTGGAAGGCCTTTGCCCGGTTTGACCAGCTTTACACAAAGGTGTTTGACGGGGCCAGGGGGGATACGGCCCTCTGGTTCCGGTGGGAGGATGTCCATGTGCAGGATACCGAGGCCAGGATTTCCCAGCTCTGCCGCTGGATCCTGGACACCCATAAAAAAAATCTGGAATACGGCCTTGAGATCCCGGGCACCCGCATTGAACCGGCCCGGGATGAAGAACACCTGGGTACCTGTCTGGCGGCCCTGGCCCTCTATGGGATAAGGAAGGGAAGCGGGGAGGGGAAGGGAAAATCTGGTGGGAAAAAGCAGTGGAAACGATTTGGAAAAGGGGGGGCATCATGA
- a CDS encoding DUF3488 domain-containing transglutaminase family protein: MNYYHIWVLITLILAALPSLVRLPLWVGGAALAGGILHYAGPWRTRLPGKLVSVLLLAGTSAGIWLSFGGFFTGNAVLSFFIAVVFLKWGESRTRRDYLLLIFAAVILAAAGALYWENLMSLIHMLVVVFALTISLVAIHMEGAGLKQIFLVRSAGKLFFLGLPLMLLLFMTFPRIPGPLWDLGLAFGLPIKAMMDRGNGEFGKVKTLQPGGIQRAKKEDQNVLVAEFEGAVPFKSRMYWRGPVFWEFDGETWTLPEGWDNRTKLLRTAIKSKKRLDYELRYKKNPVRYTLRTMPNGGRWLYGLDVPAGPAPEAFISSEFQLLSIRKIDDHEPKFKMTSYLDYAFGVQLTREQRQRGLAWPENTNPRLLALGRELGEKYKTCEEILHRAYEILAGGEYRYEDGHIIQPGPDLLDRYFFEEKRGGAEYLAGSFAMLMRAAGVPARLVSGYRGGTIIALTNFVIVKRSDAHAWVEVWNENKGWVRVEPKDIVLPPEEKKADPGAEKTKAASAVEMKKAETDRSLNIREEDRSPESRKVPAPAVPRADKWTLPDWSSLLGNMQKWVINYNPDRQMDILKGVGMEGSDWLDLMITGVAGVALVLMAYLGAAWWKNRAEIDRVGKSWVKFRNRMEKLDAGMGLRECPGIYMDRVGSEKPELADATGDIIQRYIDIRYGNNHSPESSALFRRQVDRFISMT; the protein is encoded by the coding sequence ATGAATTATTACCATATTTGGGTGCTGATCACCTTGATCCTTGCTGCCCTGCCCAGCCTGGTCCGGCTGCCCCTGTGGGTGGGGGGGGCAGCCCTTGCCGGCGGCATCCTCCACTATGCCGGGCCCTGGCGGACCAGGCTGCCGGGGAAACTGGTTTCCGTCCTGCTGCTGGCCGGGACCTCGGCCGGGATCTGGCTCAGTTTCGGCGGGTTCTTCACGGGAAACGCCGTACTCAGCTTTTTCATTGCCGTGGTCTTTCTCAAATGGGGGGAATCCCGAACCCGGCGGGATTATCTGCTGCTGATATTTGCCGCCGTCATCCTTGCGGCGGCGGGGGCCCTGTACTGGGAAAACCTCATGAGCCTGATCCATATGCTGGTGGTGGTTTTCGCCCTGACAATCAGCCTGGTGGCCATCCACATGGAGGGCGCCGGGCTGAAGCAGATTTTTCTGGTCCGGTCGGCGGGGAAACTGTTTTTCCTGGGCCTGCCGTTGATGCTCCTTCTTTTCATGACCTTTCCCCGGATTCCCGGGCCCCTCTGGGACCTGGGCCTGGCCTTTGGCCTGCCCATCAAGGCCATGATGGACCGGGGCAACGGGGAGTTCGGCAAGGTCAAAACCCTTCAGCCCGGCGGCATCCAGCGGGCCAAAAAGGAAGACCAGAATGTACTGGTGGCCGAGTTCGAAGGGGCCGTGCCCTTTAAAAGCCGGATGTACTGGCGGGGCCCGGTGTTCTGGGAGTTTGACGGGGAGACCTGGACGCTTCCCGAGGGGTGGGACAATCGGACAAAGCTGCTGAGAACCGCCATTAAATCCAAAAAACGGCTGGATTACGAACTGCGGTATAAAAAGAACCCGGTGCGCTATACCCTGAGGACCATGCCCAACGGGGGGCGCTGGCTCTACGGCCTGGACGTGCCGGCGGGGCCTGCCCCCGAGGCTTTTATTTCCAGTGAATTCCAGCTGCTGAGTATCAGGAAGATCGACGACCACGAACCCAAGTTTAAAATGACCTCCTATCTGGATTATGCCTTCGGGGTCCAGCTTACCCGTGAACAGCGGCAGCGGGGCCTGGCCTGGCCGGAGAACACCAACCCCAGGCTCCTGGCCCTGGGCAGGGAGCTGGGGGAAAAATATAAAACCTGTGAAGAGATTCTCCACCGGGCCTATGAAATCCTGGCCGGGGGAGAATACAGGTATGAGGACGGCCATATCATTCAGCCGGGGCCGGATCTGCTGGACCGCTATTTTTTTGAGGAGAAAAGGGGCGGGGCCGAATACCTGGCCGGATCCTTTGCCATGCTCATGCGGGCGGCCGGGGTGCCGGCACGGCTGGTGAGCGGATACCGGGGGGGAACCATCATCGCCCTGACGAACTTTGTCATTGTCAAGCGCTCCGATGCCCATGCCTGGGTGGAGGTCTGGAATGAAAACAAAGGCTGGGTAAGGGTGGAGCCCAAGGATATTGTGCTGCCTCCTGAGGAAAAGAAAGCCGATCCCGGGGCGGAAAAGACCAAAGCTGCCTCCGCCGTGGAGATGAAAAAGGCTGAAACCGACCGGTCCTTGAATATCAGGGAAGAAGACCGGTCCCCGGAATCCAGGAAGGTGCCGGCGCCGGCGGTCCCCAGGGCGGACAAATGGACCCTGCCCGACTGGTCCTCCCTTTTGGGCAATATGCAGAAATGGGTGATCAATTATAACCCGGACCGCCAGATGGACATCCTTAAAGGGGTGGGCATGGAAGGTTCGGACTGGCTGGATCTCATGATCACCGGCGTGGCCGGCGTGGCCCTGGTCCTTATGGCTTACCTGGGGGCGGCCTGGTGGAAGAACCGGGCCGAAATCGACCGGGTGGGCAAAAGCTGGGTCAAGTTCCGCAACCGAATGGAAAAACTGGATGCAGGCATGGGCCTGCGGGAGTGCCCGGGAATTTACATGGACCGTGTTGGCAGTGAAAAGCCGGAACTGGCAGATGCCACAGGGGATATCATCCAGCGGTATATTGATATCCGGTACGGGAACAACCATTCCCCAGAGTCGTCAGCCCTGTTCCGGCGCCAGGTGGACCGGTTTATTTCCATGACTTAA
- a CDS encoding FTR1 family iron permease: MRQIIILFLLAAVLACSALTVPAWAKPKQGVTEDYAPVVSYIIEQGENALEAYSPASGVITGNKISRLYFDVFETTGMEFTLGLKDNAFMLQIESKFSMLISQAMRGDDKAKLMASWGELKTDLTYAVDHYSSGEKMQTFWGRATQSFIILFREGIEAMLVVAALVAYLRRSGYSDKVKIIWHGVAWALAASVAAAWALNSLINASGAGQEAIEGVTMLIASFVLVYVSYWLTAKKDADRWQAFIKEKMDDAMGKGSLFALGLVSFLAVFREGAETILFYQALIAGTTGELTAIWSGMAIAAAGLVAVYLLVRYASIRLPIGLFFGGTAALLFAMAFVFTGQGIMELQVSTMIPTSRLQGWPMITWLGIFPTLETLVGQAMVLAVIPAGWVWIQVKKKKAVAAA, encoded by the coding sequence ATGAGACAGATTATTATATTGTTCCTGCTGGCCGCTGTGTTGGCATGTTCGGCCTTAACCGTTCCGGCCTGGGCCAAACCCAAACAGGGTGTGACCGAGGACTACGCCCCTGTGGTTTCCTATATTATTGAGCAGGGGGAGAACGCACTGGAAGCCTATTCGCCGGCCAGCGGGGTGATCACGGGTAACAAGATTTCCCGGCTCTATTTTGACGTATTTGAAACCACGGGCATGGAATTTACCCTGGGGCTCAAGGACAACGCCTTCATGCTCCAGATCGAATCCAAATTTTCCATGCTCATCTCCCAGGCCATGCGGGGGGACGATAAGGCGAAACTGATGGCCTCATGGGGAGAATTGAAGACCGATCTCACCTATGCGGTGGACCATTATTCCTCCGGGGAAAAGATGCAGACCTTCTGGGGACGGGCCACGCAGTCCTTTATTATCCTTTTCAGAGAGGGGATCGAAGCCATGCTGGTGGTGGCGGCCCTGGTGGCTTACCTGCGCCGGTCCGGCTACTCGGACAAGGTGAAAATTATCTGGCACGGGGTGGCCTGGGCCCTGGCAGCCAGCGTGGCAGCGGCCTGGGCTCTGAATTCCCTGATCAATGCCTCCGGGGCCGGCCAGGAGGCCATTGAAGGGGTGACCATGCTTATTGCATCTTTTGTCTTGGTTTATGTCAGTTATTGGCTCACGGCCAAAAAGGATGCGGACCGGTGGCAGGCCTTTATCAAAGAAAAGATGGACGATGCCATGGGAAAAGGCAGTCTGTTTGCCCTGGGGCTGGTTTCCTTTCTGGCTGTATTCAGGGAGGGGGCGGAGACCATTTTATTTTACCAGGCACTGATCGCCGGCACCACCGGGGAACTTACTGCCATCTGGTCGGGCATGGCCATTGCGGCCGCCGGCCTTGTGGCGGTTTACCTTTTGGTGCGGTACGCTTCGATCCGGCTTCCCATCGGCCTTTTTTTCGGGGGTACGGCGGCGCTGCTTTTCGCCATGGCCTTTGTGTTCACGGGGCAGGGAATTATGGAACTGCAGGTTTCAACCATGATCCCCACCTCCCGGCTGCAGGGCTGGCCCATGATCACCTGGCTGGGTATATTCCCCACCCTGGAGACCCTGGTTGGACAGGCAATGGTACTGGCTGTCATACCGGCCGGGTGGGTATGGATTCAGGTAAAGAAGAAAAAGGCTGTGGCAGCGGCCTGA
- a CDS encoding metal-dependent transcriptional regulator has product MTKELDLSESLEDYLETILDLQTTKTVARSKDIAEKLDIKRGSVTGMLKKLAAQELINYEPYGYVTLTPKGEKIAKEIEKRHLVFREFLFKHVGVDEKTADETACRMEHAMTNATFKKFKAFIAGLEK; this is encoded by the coding sequence ATGACAAAAGAACTTGACCTTTCTGAAAGCCTGGAAGACTACCTGGAAACCATACTCGATCTGCAGACCACCAAGACCGTTGCCCGGTCAAAGGATATTGCGGAAAAACTGGATATAAAACGGGGCTCGGTCACCGGCATGCTCAAAAAACTGGCGGCCCAGGAATTGATCAACTACGAACCCTACGGCTATGTCACCCTGACCCCCAAGGGAGAAAAAATAGCCAAGGAAATCGAAAAACGTCACCTTGTTTTTAGAGAGTTCTTGTTCAAACATGTGGGCGTGGATGAAAAAACGGCAGACGAAACCGCCTGCCGCATGGAACATGCCATGACCAACGCCACCTTTAAAAAATTCAAGGCATTTATCGCCGGACTGGAAAAATAA
- a CDS encoding ferrous iron transport protein A → MGTINLRQMKVDQTGVIASVKASGELGLRIREMGLVPGKEIKVQGRAPLYDPVSLRIMGFTLTLRNNEADHIEVEVN, encoded by the coding sequence ATGGGGACAATTAATTTAAGACAAATGAAAGTTGATCAAACCGGTGTGATCGCATCGGTGAAAGCCTCCGGAGAGCTGGGACTGCGAATCCGGGAGATGGGGCTGGTACCGGGCAAGGAAATCAAGGTTCAGGGCAGGGCCCCCCTTTACGATCCGGTATCCCTGAGAATCATGGGGTTTACCCTGACCCTGCGGAACAACGAAGCCGATCATATTGAGGTGGAGGTGAATTGA